A genomic stretch from Solanum stenotomum isolate F172 chromosome 8, ASM1918654v1, whole genome shotgun sequence includes:
- the LOC125872352 gene encoding uncharacterized protein LOC125872352 → MTFVEIQLFFLLCKTEIQLYVFPNLIFRMPSSEYFHCTCGTRVAFLKDYVGTDDELPYVLKGIFTDMFNIEVPENESYHQELDGNTVVDTFCVNCMDRLRWKFIAVPKGSRYEEGQLLMMLEKLTYTNDQILDPYEENVDQAGGPNEENNDNQDGGENNDNQDGGAANEENADSQLLVPNGPPNGHIGRNPNI, encoded by the exons ATGACATTTGTTGAAATACAGTTGTTCTTTTTGTTATGCAAAACTGAAATACAACTGTACGTATTTCCTA ATTTGATATTCAGAATGCCTTCTTCTGAGTACTTCCATTGCACATGCGGAACTCGAGTTGCATTCCTCAAAGATTACGTTGGAACTGATGAT GAGCTACCCTACGTGCTAAAAGGGATCTTTACTGATAT GTTTAATATTGAAGTACCAGAGAATGAGTCATATCATCAAGAACTAGATGGCAATACCGTAGTCGATACTTTCTGTGTCAACTGTATGGACCGGCTCAGgtggaaattt ATTGCGGTCCCCAAAGGCAGTCGTTATGAAGAAGGACAACTCTTGATGATGTT GGAGAAGCTTACTTACACTAATGATCAAATCTTAGATCCTTATGAGGAAAATGTTGATCAAGCTGGAGGCCCTAATGaggaaaataatgataatcaagaTGGAGGT GAAAACAATGATAATCAAGATGGAGGTGCTGCTAATGAGGAAAATGCTGATAGTCAACTCTTAGTTCCTAATGGACCGCCTAATGGGCATATTGGTCGAAATCCAAACATTTGA
- the LOC125872350 gene encoding uncharacterized protein LOC125872350, whose translation MSRYYSLEHNPDVIPPNDSIHCPTYWCGMRVASFNDYISVSQLRGIGLFSSVINVRVSDTVRNLQNHFGTTVARTYCRRCEKMIGWKIIAVQEPHMYIIEGRFCMRLYKLTFSNFVPMIRSIQEQNFQANEENADQDADTTDEDGDSDDPDFSTNEKNADQDADTTEGDGDSDDPDFSANEQNADQYLGANEQNADQDLVTNEQNADQDGDANDQVPNEQEVGANEQNVDQDRDSDEEYDYAISTYLMYTLGENDDQDGGTNEQNVDQHGVANEQNAVQHGGGNEQNHDQDGGPPMKRMKT comes from the exons ATGAGTAGATACTATTCACTTGAACACAACCCTGATGTGATCCCTCCTAATGATAGCATCCACTGTCCTACTTATTGGTGCGGAATGCGAGTTGCATCCTTCAACGATTATATTTCGGTG TCTCAATTAAGAGGAATAGGGCTCTTTAGTTCGGT GATTAATGTTCGTGTATCAGACACCGTGAGGAATCTACA GAATCATTTTGGAACTACAGTAGCCAGAACTTACTGTAGACGATGTGAAAAGATGATCGGGTGGAAAATT ATTGCAGTCCAAGAACCGCATATGTATATTATAGAAGGGAGATTCTGTATGAGATT GTACAAGCttactttttcaaattttgtaccGATGATTCGTTCAATCCAGGAACAAAATTTCCAGGCTAATGAGGAAAATGCAGATCAAGATGCAGACACAACTGATGAAGATGGAGACTCTGATGATCCAGATTTTAGCACTAATGAGAAAAATGCTGATCAAGATGCAGACACAACTGAGGGAGATGGGGACTCTGATGATCCAGATTTCAGCGCTAATGAGCAAAATGCTGATCAATATTTAGGTGCTAATGAGCAAAATGCTGATCAAGATTTAGtcactaatgagcaaaatgcTGATCAAGATGGAGACGCTAATGATCAGGTTCCTAATGAACAAGAAGTGGGCGCTAATGAGCAAAATGTTGATCAAGATAGAGACTCAGATGAAGAATATGATTATGCTATTTCTACTTACTTGATGTATACCCTCGGTGAAAATGATGATCAAGATGGAGgcactaatgagcaaaatgttGATCAACATGGAGTCG CTAATGAGCAAAATGCTGTTCAACATGGAGGCGGTAATGAACAGAATCATGATCAAGATGGTGGCCCGCCAATGAAACGAATGAAGACATAG
- the LOC125872353 gene encoding uncharacterized protein LOC125872353: MLWNMLSFDEESDDQDGDANDQDDGANNEQNIDEQDGGGDQDEGTNNEQNTDEQDGGGNQQVPIDQEVGITEKNTDDQDEGTNNEQNTDEEDGCGNQQVPIDQEVGTNEQNTDDQDGGGDQDEGTNNEQNTDDQDEGTINQQVLIDQEVGTNEQNVNQQVPMNQQVLNEPEHFDAIEEDGEPDL; encoded by the exons ATGTTATG GAACATGCTTAGTTTTGATGAGGAAAGTGATGATCAAGATGGAGATGCTAATGATCAAGATGACGGCGCTAATAATGAGCAAAATATTGATGAACAAGATGGAGGCGGTGATCAAGATGAAGGCACTAATAATGAGCAAAATACTGATGAACAAGATGGAGGCGGTAATCAACAGGTTCCTATTGACCAAGAAGTGGGCATTACTGAGAAAAATACTGATGATCAAGATGAAGGCACTAATAATGAGCAAAATACTGATGAAGAAGATGGATGCGGTAATCAACAGGTTCCTATTGACCAAGAAGTGGGCACTAATGAGCAAAATACTGATGATCAAGATGGAGGCGGTGATCAAGATGAAGGCACTAATAATGAGCAAAATACTGATGATCAAGATGAAGGCACTAT TAATCAACAAGTTCTTATTGACCAAGAAGTGGgcactaatgagcaaaatgttAATCAACAAGTTCCTATGAATCAACAGGTTCTTAATGAACCAGAACATTTTGATGCTATTGAAGAAGATGGAG AACCAGATTTATAA
- the LOC125872351 gene encoding uncharacterized protein LOC125872351 — translation MRSSDYFHCRCGTRVAFVKDYVEIDEELTFVLQGIFTDMFNVEVPENESYHQLLDGKTVVDTFCVNCMDRLGWKFIAVPQGSPYEEGQFLMMLDKLNYTNGQLSDPYDLAGGANEENVDQAGGANEENNDNQDGGANEENNDNQDGGANQENADNQDGGANNEENVDNQDGGGDQPLVSNGHNDRNPNI, via the exons ATGCGTTCTTCTGATTACTTCCACTGCAGATGCGGAACTCGAGTTGCATTCGTCAAAGATTACGTTGAAATTGATGAG GAGCTAACCTTCGTGCTACAAGGGATCTTTACTGATAT GTTTAATGTTGAAGTACCAGAGAATGAGTCATATCATCAACTACTAGATGGCAAAACCGTAGTCGATACTTTCTGTGTCAACTGTATGGACCGGCTCGGgtggaaattt ATTGCAGTCCCCCAAGGCAGTCCTTATGAAGAAGGACAATTCTTGATGATGTT GGATAAGCTTAATTACACTAATGGTCAACTCTCAGATCCTTATGATCTAGCTGGAGGTGCTAATGAGGAAAATGTTGATCAAGCTGGAGGCGCTAATGaggaaaataatgataatcaagaTGGAGGCGCTAATGaggaaaataatgataatcaagaTGGAGGCGCTAATCAGGAAAATGCTGATAATCAAGATGGAGGCGCTAATAATGAGGAAAACGTTGATAATCAAGATGGAGGGGGTGATCAACCCTTAGTTTCTAATGGGCATAATGATCGAAATCCAAACATTTGA